The following proteins come from a genomic window of Candidatus Bathyarchaeota archaeon:
- a CDS encoding type II toxin-antitoxin system VapC family toxin, translating into MSYILDSSAIFSAVKSGRVEAIAGNYTLELARYELGNILWKEHNLYKRISLEETRQLIVLFKRIFNLVNLVELSCCEEKILNVAETLKITFYDASYVFFAKEKGIPLITEDEDLVSKVGPYIETLKLESL; encoded by the coding sequence ATGAGCTATATCTTAGACTCATCAGCGATATTTAGTGCTGTAAAGTCAGGTAGGGTGGAAGCGATAGCTGGAAACTATACTCTAGAACTGGCAAGATACGAGTTGGGAAATATACTTTGGAAAGAACATAATTTATATAAAAGGATCAGTCTCGAAGAGACTAGACAGCTTATTGTTCTGTTTAAGAGGATCTTCAATTTAGTGAATCTCGTAGAATTGAGTTGCTGTGAAGAAAAAATATTGAATGTAGCCGAAACATTAAAGATTACATTCTACGATGCATCTTACGTATTCTTTGCCAAAGAAAAAGGAATACCCTTAATAACGGAAGATGAAGACCTCGTGAGTAAAGTAGGACCCTACATTGAAACATTAAAATTAGAAAGTCTATAG
- a CDS encoding PIN domain-containing protein encodes MRVFLDTWVLIELYKRNPYAINLIEAVKKGLEAHISHITIAELVNIINREYGEREARVQYVHLKRLPLIKDGTTEEISRDAGLYKTKYRFSLADSIILATAIEVNAQALITGGDKQYEEEWKNVTEIEVKKLQDYMKTLKDE; translated from the coding sequence CTAGATACATGGGTTCTGATAGAACTTTATAAGAGAAATCCTTATGCCATAAACCTCATCGAAGCAGTAAAGAAAGGCTTGGAAGCTCATATCAGCCACATAACAATAGCTGAACTTGTAAATATCATAAATAGAGAGTATGGAGAGAGGGAAGCAAGAGTCCAGTACGTGCATCTCAAGAGGTTACCCTTAATCAAGGATGGGACGACAGAAGAAATATCCAGAGATGCGGGACTCTACAAGACCAAGTATCGATTCTCGTTAGCTGACTCGATAATCCTAGCCACTGCAATAGAGGTTAATGCTCAAGCACTTATCACTGGAGGGGATAAGCAGTATGAAGAAGAATGGAAGAACGTAACGGAGATCGAGGTTAAGAAATTACAAGATTACATGAAAACATTGAAAGATGAATAA